Proteins encoded within one genomic window of uncultured Desulfobacter sp.:
- a CDS encoding ATP-binding protein, producing MLAEQVEDSRDNELLKGYGIEDIDLDSFNAYRRLYMNLNLDHPWNQIEPIPFLKNIGAWRINRETGAGALTRAGLLMFGALPSIQEVFPNYMLDYQERPEAKIEARWIDRLTLDGSWSGNLFDFYRKVIKKLTEDLKVPFKLEKDLRQENTLVHQALREALVNCIVHADYTDRASVLIVKRPDLFGFRNPGLMRVPKEIAIQGGESDCRNRLLHKMFRYIGLGEQAGSGIPKIYQGWDSQHWRSPVLYEKEVPFDQTLLELRMLDLLPDQIVDELRRTIGDQFDRLPELERLILASAATEQTISHRRMTEISTEHAHDLTLAFQRLMKAKLLESHGHGRGMVYHLPGQRLPSAEQAFSQSSVISLADSDPSDISLGHNGIRLGHNERHNLGWLSVEGLVKPLIDDLNLVSDEIEKSLMEQAEKARNQKRLNKKEMIQIILTLCSEYYLTQQVLAQLLNRKPLALRKNTLKPLLDQGKLALAFPQTPTHSKQAYTSVNRI from the coding sequence ATGTTGGCGGAACAGGTTGAGGACAGCCGGGATAATGAACTGCTCAAAGGGTATGGGATTGAAGATATCGATTTAGACAGTTTTAATGCCTATCGCCGGTTATATATGAATTTAAATCTTGATCACCCCTGGAACCAGATTGAACCCATACCTTTTTTAAAAAATATAGGCGCCTGGCGGATCAATCGGGAAACCGGTGCCGGTGCTTTAACCCGGGCCGGACTTTTAATGTTCGGGGCACTGCCGTCCATTCAGGAAGTTTTTCCCAATTATATGCTGGACTACCAGGAACGGCCGGAAGCAAAAATCGAAGCCCGTTGGATTGACCGGCTAACCCTGGATGGGTCCTGGTCAGGAAATCTGTTTGATTTTTACAGAAAGGTGATAAAAAAACTGACCGAAGATCTAAAGGTCCCGTTTAAGCTGGAAAAAGACCTTCGCCAGGAGAACACCCTGGTGCATCAGGCCCTGCGTGAAGCATTGGTCAATTGCATTGTCCATGCCGACTATACGGATAGGGCTTCTGTATTGATTGTTAAGCGGCCGGATCTGTTCGGGTTTAGGAATCCGGGATTAATGCGGGTGCCAAAAGAAATTGCGATTCAGGGAGGCGAAAGCGATTGCCGGAATCGACTGCTCCACAAGATGTTCAGATACATTGGCCTGGGAGAGCAGGCAGGCAGCGGCATTCCTAAAATTTATCAGGGGTGGGACAGTCAGCATTGGCGAAGCCCGGTGTTATATGAGAAAGAGGTGCCGTTTGATCAAACCCTTTTGGAACTTCGGATGCTGGATCTGCTTCCTGACCAAATTGTGGATGAGCTGCGACGAACCATAGGGGACCAATTTGACCGTTTGCCGGAACTTGAACGGCTGATTCTGGCATCTGCCGCAACAGAACAGACCATTTCCCACCGAAGGATGACCGAGATCTCAACCGAACATGCCCATGATTTGACCCTGGCGTTTCAACGGTTGATGAAAGCGAAACTGCTTGAATCCCATGGCCATGGCCGGGGGATGGTGTACCATCTCCCAGGACAAAGGCTTCCCAGTGCGGAACAAGCATTTTCTCAAAGTTCTGTTATATCACTAGCAGATAGTGACCCTAGTGACATTAGCTTGGGACATAACGGTATTCGCTTGGGACATAACGAGCGGCATAACTTAGGGTGGCTTAGTGTAGAAGGGTTGGTTAAACCCTTGATAGACGACCTTAACCTGGTTTCCGATGAGATCGAAAAATCTCTTATGGAACAAGCAGAAAAAGCCAGAAACCAGAAGCGCCTGAATAAAAAAGAGATGATCCAAATTATTCTCACGCTCTGTTCAGAGTATTACCTTACCCAGCAGGTGCTGGCGCAATTGTTAAACAGAAAACCTCTGGCCTTGCGGAAAAACACTTTGAAACCCCTGCTTGATCAGGGTAAATTGGCCTTGGCATTTCCCCAGACGCCGACACATTCCAAACAAGCCTATACATCGGTGAACAGAATATGA
- a CDS encoding type I restriction endonuclease subunit R — MTMISENELEQLCLSWFQENGYQTITGKQISPEGETPERESYRQVVLHDRLASQLRVINPEISAGLIEDVAHTLEKPKTPVLIENNHLFHKYLLEGFPVEINSDEANKIEHVKLIDFDNAEHNQFLVVNQFTITGTKHLRRPDLIVFINGLPIAVIELKNPADEGADIWDAYNQLQTYKDEISDLFVFNQALVISDGLSARVGSLTASKEWFMPWRTIKDENDKPNLKYELEKLVKGFFDRELLLDYLKYFILFEETGDTMIKKIAGYHQFHAVRQAVRATIIASKAPRSGQVEETRATWGMKVEEGSRKAGVVWHTQGSGKSISMVCYAGKLLTSPEMKSPTLVVVTDRNDLDGQLFDTFSMARENLKQTPVQASNRDELRDILSTSASGGIIFSTVQKFALIAEEQRHPVLSNRHNLVVISDEAHRSQYGDKARLNKKTGQYTFGYSKHLRDALPNATFIGFTGTPLSRDDKDTRAVFGDYVSIYDIQDAVDDGATVPIFYESRLAKLDINKHEIETLNQDVEDVFEDEEDLVEKEKTKSKWATLEKLVGSGPRIEQVAKDLVDHFTNRTDSFPGKAMIVCMSRDICVAMFKAIIKLKPEWEGTLKREGKEKQGFYDPNDGGIRVVMTGSASDKEHLQKHIYNKRAKSILEKRFKDEKNSLKIVIVRDMWLTGFDVPACHTMYVDKPMKGHNLMQAIARVNRVFKDKPGGLVVDYIGIANELKTALKVYTDANGRGEPTLSSKQAYGILLEKMDVARGLFHGFDYSDYKTNALQLLPLSMNHILGLDDGKKRFLDVVVNITKAYTLCSTLDEVRSLKKEIAFFSAVKAAISKYTTIDKKRTEADKSSALKQIIDNAIIADGVADVFALAGLEKPNIGLLSQEFLEDVGKMKTKNLAVDLLERLLKDEIKARMKNDVVQEKKYSDRILETLRKYHNRAIETAQVIEELIQMAKDMAKDDEMAEKSGLNSDEIAFYRALIQNESAVRELGDNNLRELAKEVTQKLKRSTTVDWQVRDSVRAKLRILIRRALKRWKYPPDGAIEAVELVLKQAEALSNTWSR; from the coding sequence ATGACAATGATCAGCGAAAATGAACTGGAGCAATTGTGTTTATCCTGGTTTCAAGAGAACGGATATCAAACGATTACCGGGAAACAGATTTCACCGGAGGGTGAAACGCCTGAAAGAGAAAGCTACCGTCAGGTGGTGCTGCATGACCGGCTGGCATCACAGCTTCGCGTAATCAACCCGGAGATCTCAGCGGGTTTAATTGAGGATGTGGCCCATACACTTGAAAAACCCAAAACCCCCGTGTTGATAGAAAACAACCATCTTTTCCATAAATATCTGCTTGAAGGGTTTCCTGTTGAAATAAACAGTGATGAAGCCAATAAGATCGAACATGTTAAATTGATCGATTTCGACAATGCGGAACACAATCAGTTTCTGGTTGTTAATCAGTTTACGATAACCGGAACCAAACATCTGAGGCGTCCGGATCTTATTGTCTTTATCAACGGTTTGCCCATTGCGGTAATAGAGCTTAAAAATCCGGCTGATGAAGGTGCGGATATCTGGGATGCATATAATCAGCTCCAGACCTATAAAGATGAAATTTCAGATCTGTTTGTGTTTAACCAAGCCCTGGTTATCAGCGACGGGTTAAGTGCCCGGGTGGGCTCTTTGACTGCCAGTAAGGAATGGTTCATGCCGTGGCGAACCATAAAAGATGAAAATGACAAACCAAACCTTAAATATGAACTGGAAAAACTGGTTAAAGGGTTCTTTGACCGGGAATTACTGCTCGACTATTTAAAATATTTTATTCTTTTTGAAGAAACCGGTGATACGATGATTAAAAAAATTGCAGGATACCACCAGTTTCATGCGGTGCGACAGGCGGTCCGCGCCACGATCATTGCATCGAAAGCGCCACGATCCGGCCAGGTCGAAGAAACCCGTGCCACGTGGGGTATGAAGGTTGAAGAAGGTTCCAGAAAAGCCGGGGTGGTCTGGCACACACAAGGTTCCGGGAAGAGTATTTCCATGGTGTGCTATGCCGGCAAGCTTTTGACCAGTCCTGAAATGAAAAGTCCCACATTGGTTGTGGTGACAGACAGAAATGATCTTGACGGTCAGCTTTTTGATACGTTTAGTATGGCCAGGGAGAACCTGAAACAAACACCGGTGCAGGCATCCAACAGGGATGAATTAAGGGATATCCTTTCAACAAGCGCTTCCGGCGGTATCATATTTTCCACTGTTCAAAAGTTTGCCTTGATTGCTGAAGAGCAAAGGCATCCTGTTCTAAGCAACCGGCATAATCTTGTTGTGATTTCAGATGAGGCGCACCGCAGCCAGTATGGTGATAAAGCCAGACTCAATAAAAAAACCGGACAGTATACGTTCGGATATTCCAAGCATTTAAGAGATGCTTTGCCCAATGCGACTTTTATCGGGTTTACCGGGACCCCTTTATCCAGGGATGATAAGGACACCCGGGCGGTATTTGGTGATTATGTCAGTATCTATGATATTCAGGATGCCGTGGATGATGGTGCAACAGTCCCCATATTCTATGAGTCCCGTCTGGCAAAACTGGATATTAATAAGCATGAAATTGAAACACTGAATCAAGACGTTGAAGATGTCTTTGAGGATGAAGAAGACCTTGTGGAAAAAGAAAAGACCAAGAGCAAGTGGGCAACACTTGAAAAATTGGTTGGATCTGGCCCCAGAATCGAGCAGGTCGCAAAAGACCTGGTGGATCATTTTACAAACAGAACGGATAGTTTTCCAGGCAAGGCTATGATTGTCTGCATGAGCCGGGACATTTGTGTCGCCATGTTCAAAGCTATTATAAAGCTGAAGCCCGAATGGGAAGGTACGCTTAAAAGAGAGGGCAAAGAGAAACAAGGTTTTTATGATCCAAATGATGGGGGTATTCGGGTGGTAATGACCGGCAGTGCTTCAGATAAGGAGCATCTGCAAAAACATATTTATAATAAGAGAGCCAAAAGCATTCTTGAAAAACGATTTAAAGACGAAAAAAATTCATTGAAAATTGTCATTGTCCGGGACATGTGGCTGACTGGTTTTGATGTACCGGCATGCCACACCATGTATGTGGATAAACCCATGAAGGGCCATAATTTAATGCAGGCCATTGCCAGGGTGAATCGTGTTTTCAAAGACAAGCCCGGCGGTTTGGTTGTCGATTATATCGGTATTGCCAATGAACTTAAAACGGCCCTGAAAGTGTATACAGATGCAAACGGACGGGGAGAGCCGACACTTAGCTCAAAACAGGCATATGGAATTCTATTGGAAAAAATGGATGTTGCCAGAGGGCTTTTCCATGGGTTTGATTACAGTGATTATAAAACAAATGCACTGCAATTGCTGCCTTTGTCCATGAATCATATTTTAGGCTTAGACGATGGTAAAAAACGATTTTTAGATGTTGTTGTAAATATCACCAAAGCCTATACCCTTTGCAGCACCCTTGATGAGGTGCGGTCGCTTAAAAAGGAAATTGCGTTCTTTTCTGCGGTAAAAGCCGCCATCAGCAAATACACGACGATTGATAAAAAACGGACTGAGGCGGATAAAAGCTCGGCACTGAAACAGATTATTGATAATGCCATTATTGCAGATGGTGTGGCCGATGTATTTGCGTTGGCTGGGCTTGAGAAACCCAATATCGGCCTTCTTTCTCAGGAATTTTTAGAAGATGTCGGCAAGATGAAAACAAAAAATCTTGCAGTGGACCTGTTGGAACGCCTTTTAAAGGATGAGATCAAGGCACGGATGAAAAACGATGTTGTCCAGGAAAAAAAGTATTCTGACCGGATTCTGGAAACGCTTCGCAAATATCATAACAGGGCCATTGAAACAGCCCAAGTGATTGAAGAGTTGATTCAGATGGCTAAAGATATGGCCAAAGATGATGAAATGGCTGAAAAGTCAGGTTTGAACAGCGATGAAATAGCTTTTTACCGGGCTTTGATCCAAAACGAAAGCGCCGTAAGAGAATTAGGGGATAACAATCTTAGGGAACTTGCCAAAGAAGTTACCCAAAAATTAAAAAGAAGTACCACCGTTGATTGGCAGGTCAGAGACAGTGTAAGGGCAAAACTGCGTATTTTAATTCGCAGGGCCTTAAAAAGATGGAAATATCCCCCGGATGGTGCAATAGAAGCGGTTGAACTCGTATTGAAACAGGCAGAAGCATTATCAAACACCTGGAGCCGATAG
- a CDS encoding type I restriction-modification system subunit M, with the protein MEQTEQQFLIGLEKKLWNAADRLRSTLDAAQYKHAVLGLLFIKYVSDAFDIRRKELRVQFSDPEHDYYFDSKDFDTPEAYEQEILAELEQRDYYTEKNVFWVPFEARWTFLQDNNKSAIGGAKIQIEDGNGGKIIKVSSVGGLIDNALNAIERDNPKLKGILNKQYSRLLIDQAKLGELIDLIATIPFYHESLGAKDILGHVYEYFLGQFALAEGKKGGQFYTPKAIVTLIVEMLEPFKGRVYDPAMGSGGFFVQSDRFIQQHSGKIGNVSIYGQEYNHTTWQLAAMNMVIRGLDFNFGKQPANTFTNDQHKDLRADYVMANPPFNMKEWNGDVSDKDPRWQYGVPPKNNANFAWLQHMLYHLAPTGAMGLLLANGSMGSNTATEGTIRQALVENDLVECMVALPGQLFTNTQIPACIWFLTKDKKNGINKNGITLRDRSKEILFIDARDLGYMKDRVLRDFKDEDIRKVSDTFHNWQQGEGYEDEPGFCKSVGFDEIQKHDFVLTPGRYVGAPPQEDDGEPFADKMARLTAQLKIQFEESEKLEKQIKENLAGLGYGI; encoded by the coding sequence ATGGAGCAAACAGAACAGCAATTTTTAATTGGTCTTGAAAAAAAGCTCTGGAATGCCGCAGACCGGCTTCGATCAACCCTGGATGCAGCCCAATACAAACATGCCGTTCTAGGCTTGTTATTTATCAAATATGTCAGTGATGCCTTTGACATCAGAAGAAAAGAGTTAAGAGTCCAGTTCTCTGATCCGGAACATGATTACTATTTTGACTCAAAGGATTTTGACACCCCTGAAGCGTATGAACAGGAGATCTTAGCAGAGCTTGAACAGCGTGATTATTATACGGAAAAAAATGTATTCTGGGTTCCGTTTGAAGCCCGCTGGACATTCCTGCAGGACAATAATAAAAGTGCCATTGGCGGTGCAAAAATTCAGATAGAAGACGGCAATGGCGGCAAAATTATTAAGGTCTCATCCGTGGGCGGCCTTATCGATAATGCCCTGAATGCCATTGAGCGGGATAACCCCAAGCTCAAGGGAATCTTAAACAAACAATATTCCCGCTTGCTGATTGACCAGGCCAAGCTGGGCGAACTCATTGATCTGATCGCCACCATCCCTTTTTACCACGAAAGCCTCGGGGCAAAAGACATCCTGGGCCATGTGTACGAATATTTTTTAGGGCAGTTTGCCCTGGCAGAAGGGAAAAAAGGCGGGCAGTTCTATACCCCAAAAGCCATTGTCACCCTGATTGTTGAGATGCTGGAACCCTTTAAGGGCAGGGTCTATGATCCAGCCATGGGATCAGGCGGTTTTTTTGTCCAAAGCGACCGGTTTATCCAGCAGCATTCAGGTAAAATCGGTAATGTTTCCATTTATGGACAGGAATACAACCACACCACCTGGCAGCTGGCTGCCATGAATATGGTGATCAGGGGCCTTGATTTTAATTTCGGAAAGCAACCGGCCAATACCTTTACCAATGACCAGCACAAGGATCTGCGGGCCGATTATGTCATGGCCAATCCGCCGTTTAACATGAAAGAGTGGAACGGTGATGTCAGTGACAAAGATCCCAGGTGGCAATATGGGGTGCCGCCCAAAAATAATGCCAACTTTGCATGGCTCCAGCATATGCTCTACCATTTGGCCCCCACAGGCGCCATGGGACTGCTCCTTGCCAACGGGTCCATGGGTTCCAACACCGCTACGGAAGGCACCATCCGGCAGGCACTGGTGGAAAATGATCTTGTGGAATGCATGGTGGCCCTGCCCGGTCAATTGTTTACCAATACCCAGATCCCGGCCTGTATCTGGTTTTTAACAAAAGATAAAAAGAACGGGATCAATAAAAACGGTATTACCCTGCGCGACCGGTCCAAAGAGATCCTTTTCATTGATGCCAGGGACTTAGGGTACATGAAAGACCGGGTGTTAAGGGACTTTAAAGATGAAGACATTCGAAAAGTGTCGGACACTTTCCATAACTGGCAGCAGGGAGAAGGGTATGAGGATGAACCGGGGTTTTGTAAATCCGTTGGGTTTGACGAAATACAAAAACATGATTTCGTCCTGACACCGGGCCGGTATGTGGGGGCTCCGCCCCAGGAAGATGACGGTGAACCCTTTGCTGATAAAATGGCACGGCTGACTGCGCAGTTGAAGATCCAGTTTGAAGAAAGTGAAAAATTGGAAAAACAGATTAAAGAAAATCTGGCGGGGTTGGGGTATGGGATCTGA
- a CDS encoding restriction endonuclease subunit S: MGSDYPTKALKDVGVKLYDCVHATPKATQKGYPYIAIPNIQESRISLNDVRVISKKDYAEWTKKLKPQEGDVIVTRRGRVGDIATIPKGLECAIGQNLIILRSEGDQVSQRYLRWVLSGPQYKIEVAKYLNVGAVFDSLNCRDIPKFELPFPDIDKQKSIAAFFDSIQEKIELNQQLNQTLEQISQAIFKSWFVDFEPVKAKEHIRKMGGNSDQIEKVAQSIISGAVNLDDILKGSDLTDINAKIESKLDAKIELRTNEQKNELVETAKLFPSSLIESELGLIPEGCACSNVKNILKRLRPPKRYTKKQVQPYGEVPVFEQGAGLLLGFHDDPPGFEPTLNNPIFIFGDHTCLMHLSISPFDISQNVIPIQGKARSTIWVYYAVKDLQKFQEYRRHWSELIVKKIVISPKPLCTVFEKVVTTNHLKIEKNHIQNKELKRIRDALLPKLLSGEIKVNV; encoded by the coding sequence ATGGGATCTGATTATCCGACAAAGGCATTAAAAGATGTCGGTGTAAAGTTATATGATTGTGTTCACGCGACTCCTAAGGCTACCCAAAAAGGGTATCCATACATAGCTATTCCCAACATTCAAGAAAGTAGAATAAGTCTTAATGACGTTCGAGTTATTTCAAAAAAAGATTATGCTGAATGGACAAAGAAACTTAAACCTCAAGAAGGTGATGTGATAGTAACGAGAAGAGGTCGAGTTGGTGATATTGCGACTATCCCAAAGGGGCTTGAATGTGCAATTGGCCAAAATTTAATTATCTTGCGAAGTGAAGGGGACCAGGTTTCCCAAAGGTATCTGCGTTGGGTTTTAAGTGGGCCTCAATATAAAATAGAAGTTGCTAAGTATCTGAATGTCGGTGCCGTTTTTGATAGCCTAAATTGTAGAGATATACCAAAATTTGAGTTACCTTTTCCCGATATTGATAAACAAAAATCAATAGCTGCTTTTTTTGATTCCATACAAGAAAAAATAGAACTCAATCAGCAGCTTAACCAAACCCTTGAACAAATATCCCAAGCCATCTTCAAATCCTGGTTTGTTGATTTTGAACCGGTAAAGGCAAAAGAGCATATCCGAAAAATGGGCGGAAATTCAGATCAGATTGAAAAAGTAGCCCAGTCTATTATTTCAGGGGCTGTAAATCTTGATGATATCCTGAAAGGCTCAGATCTGACGGACATCAATGCGAAAATAGAATCCAAACTTGATGCAAAGATAGAGCTTCGGACAAATGAACAGAAAAACGAGCTTGTAGAAACAGCAAAGCTTTTTCCGTCTAGTCTGATCGAATCTGAATTGGGATTGATTCCTGAGGGATGTGCATGCTCCAATGTAAAAAATATTTTAAAAAGGTTAAGGCCCCCTAAAAGGTACACAAAGAAGCAAGTTCAACCATACGGTGAAGTGCCTGTGTTTGAGCAAGGCGCAGGATTGTTGCTTGGTTTCCATGATGATCCTCCTGGATTTGAACCCACATTAAACAATCCGATATTTATTTTTGGCGATCATACATGCTTGATGCACCTATCAATAAGCCCTTTTGATATATCTCAAAATGTGATTCCAATCCAAGGCAAAGCACGTTCAACCATTTGGGTGTACTATGCGGTAAAAGATCTTCAGAAATTCCAGGAATACAGGAGACATTGGTCCGAATTAATTGTAAAAAAAATTGTAATTTCACCTAAGCCTTTATGTACAGTATTTGAGAAGGTTGTGACTACGAACCATCTTAAAATTGAAAAAAATCATATTCAAAACAAAGAGTTGAAAAGGATTCGTGACGCTTTACTCCCCAAACTACTTTCAGGTGAAATAAAGGTAAACGTATAA